A region from the uncultured Holophaga sp. genome encodes:
- a CDS encoding CobW family GTP-binding protein produces MDQTRPLELLLVTGPLGSGKTTLVNRLLKSGLEAGQRMSLLINEFGETSIDGSLVLAERPELAGIESLVNGCACCSLRPEVVAVLSSWCGAPASLRPQRILLETTGLADPTDLVDLDREPSLQGRLVLAGCITVVSCLLPLEQLRTRELLRHQLALASLICISKGDLDPSQAMAWESEIRARHPKSPIIRTRLGALPQGGPDPWGGTLPEAGPGMTGLTYGETRALSLDWDHPVDPEALESLFLMPPGPGQLLRAKGVAAFQGWETRADGSDRWAFQVADGRVEIMPLPPLPDGSLPGRSAVIIGSGLDFGAWRQALRGLERPPAGARRRVPLKGPRHA; encoded by the coding sequence ATGGACCAGACCCGCCCCCTGGAGCTCCTCCTCGTCACCGGCCCCCTGGGGAGCGGCAAGACCACGCTGGTCAATCGCCTGCTCAAGTCCGGCCTGGAGGCCGGCCAGCGCATGAGCCTGCTCATCAACGAATTCGGGGAGACCAGCATCGATGGCTCCCTGGTGTTGGCAGAGCGCCCGGAGCTCGCGGGCATCGAGAGCCTGGTCAACGGCTGCGCCTGCTGCTCCCTCCGCCCCGAGGTCGTCGCCGTCCTGAGCAGCTGGTGCGGGGCCCCGGCCTCCCTCCGACCGCAGCGCATCCTCCTGGAGACCACAGGACTGGCGGACCCCACGGATCTGGTGGATCTGGACCGCGAGCCCTCGCTTCAGGGCCGGCTGGTCCTGGCGGGCTGCATCACCGTGGTCAGCTGCCTCCTGCCCCTGGAACAGCTCCGCACCCGGGAACTGCTCCGCCACCAGCTGGCCCTGGCCAGCCTGATCTGCATCAGCAAGGGGGACCTGGACCCCTCCCAGGCCATGGCCTGGGAGAGTGAGATCCGGGCTCGGCACCCGAAGAGCCCCATCATCCGGACCCGGCTGGGGGCCCTCCCCCAGGGCGGCCCAGACCCCTGGGGGGGCACCCTGCCCGAAGCTGGCCCGGGCATGACCGGGCTGACCTACGGGGAGACCCGCGCCCTGAGCCTGGACTGGGACCATCCGGTGGATCCCGAGGCCCTGGAATCCCTCTTTCTGATGCCCCCCGGTCCGGGACAGCTCCTGAGGGCCAAGGGAGTGGCCGCCTTCCAGGGCTGGGAGACGAGAGCCGATGGCAGCGACCGCTGGGCCTTCCAGGTGGCCGATGGCCGTGTGGAGATCATGCCCCTGCCCCCCCTGCCGGACGGCAGCCTCCCGGGCCGCTCCGCCGTGATCATCGGATCGGGCCTGGACTTCGGAGCGTGGAGGCAGGCCCTCCGAGGGTTGGAACGCCCCCCAGCGGGGGCCCGCCGCAGGGTTCCCCTGAAGGGGCCCAGGCATGCCTGA
- a CDS encoding rhodanese-like domain-containing protein: protein MGALLGIALLTGLGSQWFAGPSRKVPALQPPLPSTVAPAAHPEPQAPPRPSQPAPALPARPSRPTPASAEAPFREVDGAEAQEDFRLGFPFLDARRSGEYAQGHIQGALSLPVWEGDLQERLIRFDALGHPLEDPVVVYCSGGDCHDSQLLADRLAGLGYRHILIYRGGYPDWAEHGLPIGRGSRP from the coding sequence ATGGGTGCTCTCCTTGGGATCGCCCTGCTGACCGGACTGGGTTCCCAGTGGTTCGCGGGGCCCTCCAGGAAGGTCCCGGCCCTCCAGCCCCCGCTTCCCTCCACCGTGGCCCCCGCTGCCCACCCAGAGCCCCAGGCCCCCCCCAGGCCATCCCAACCCGCCCCGGCGCTGCCTGCCCGGCCTTCCAGGCCCACCCCCGCCTCCGCCGAAGCCCCCTTCCGCGAGGTCGACGGGGCGGAAGCCCAGGAGGACTTCCGCCTGGGCTTCCCCTTCCTGGACGCCCGCCGCAGCGGGGAATACGCCCAGGGCCACATCCAGGGAGCCCTCTCCCTTCCCGTGTGGGAGGGCGACCTGCAGGAGCGCCTGATCCGCTTCGACGCCCTGGGGCATCCCCTGGAGGACCCGGTGGTGGTCTACTGCAGCGGCGGCGACTGCCACGACTCCCAGCTCCTGGCCGACCGCCTGGCGGGCCTGGGCTACCGCCACATCCTGATCTACCGAGGGGGCTACCCGGACTGGGCTGAGCACGGCCTCCCCATCGGCAGGGGGAGCCGCCCATGA
- a CDS encoding glycosyltransferase N-terminal domain-containing protein yields MDMLDGSYLVAISLAAAVASALKRGLPEGWRLRLEARPPEDLEPGWIWVHAVSVGELLLADPVVGRLKAGGVRIHVTTGTPAGMELLAKRLPAWDGGSGQISGGAFPVDDPRGLAPFLRVPPGIFIALETELWPNLLRELERRGIPCCVVNGRLTVRSLEKGGAWLRRAASRLTRVAARDEDSALAFRQLGAPDVRLGGNLKADLPLPPPLHAGWDLLRRGWEGEPVLAVGNTVEGEEVLLLSVWRALKGRFPGLRLLLAPRQPRRFAEVASLFEQEGLAFRRASGLWPECTEDWSATDVLLVDTLGELSAAYALGRVALVGGGWTWHGGHNPLEPVRWGVPTLVGPGFDNFQDLVVPLRKAGLVQVVTAEGLIPAITESLGCEPSGAALELPESLRGSLDRTMEILKNLLPFSDTPRISPRNP; encoded by the coding sequence ATGGATATGCTGGACGGAAGCTACCTGGTCGCCATCAGCCTGGCCGCTGCCGTGGCCTCGGCCCTGAAGCGGGGGCTTCCGGAGGGGTGGCGGCTCCGTCTCGAGGCCCGCCCCCCTGAGGACCTGGAGCCCGGCTGGATCTGGGTCCATGCCGTGAGCGTGGGTGAACTCCTCCTGGCGGATCCGGTGGTGGGGCGCCTGAAGGCCGGGGGCGTACGTATCCATGTCACCACCGGCACGCCTGCAGGCATGGAGCTCCTGGCTAAGCGCTTGCCCGCCTGGGATGGAGGCTCCGGGCAGATCAGCGGTGGTGCCTTCCCGGTGGATGATCCGAGGGGGCTGGCTCCCTTTCTCCGGGTGCCCCCCGGGATCTTCATCGCGCTGGAGACCGAGCTCTGGCCCAATCTCCTCCGGGAGCTCGAGCGGAGGGGCATCCCCTGCTGCGTGGTCAATGGGCGCCTGACGGTTCGCTCCCTGGAGAAGGGCGGCGCCTGGCTGCGGCGGGCCGCTTCCCGGCTCACCCGGGTCGCCGCCCGGGATGAGGACTCGGCCCTGGCCTTCCGGCAGCTGGGGGCGCCGGACGTCCGCCTCGGTGGGAACCTGAAGGCGGATCTTCCGCTTCCCCCGCCCCTGCACGCCGGCTGGGATCTCCTGCGCCGGGGGTGGGAGGGCGAGCCGGTGCTGGCCGTGGGGAACACGGTGGAGGGCGAAGAGGTGCTGCTGCTGAGTGTCTGGAGGGCATTGAAGGGCCGTTTCCCAGGGCTCAGGCTCCTGCTGGCCCCCCGGCAGCCCCGGCGCTTCGCCGAGGTGGCTTCGCTCTTTGAACAGGAGGGGCTCGCCTTTCGGAGGGCCTCGGGCCTGTGGCCGGAGTGCACGGAGGACTGGTCGGCCACCGATGTGCTCCTGGTGGACACCCTGGGGGAGCTCTCGGCTGCCTATGCCCTGGGGCGGGTCGCCCTGGTGGGGGGGGGGTGGACCTGGCATGGGGGGCACAATCCCCTGGAGCCGGTGCGCTGGGGGGTGCCGACCCTGGTGGGTCCGGGCTTCGACAACTTCCAGGATCTGGTGGTGCCTCTGCGGAAGGCGGGGCTGGTGCAGGTGGTGACAGCCGAGGGGCTCATCCCGGCCATCACGGAGTCCCTCGGCTGTGAACCCAGTGGGGCTGCGCTGGAGCTGCCGGAATCCCTGCGGGGATCTTTGGACCGGACAATGGAAATTCTCAAGAACCTGTTACCTTTTTCCGATACACCCCGCATCAGTCCCCGGAACCCCTAG
- a CDS encoding response regulator yields MQNMSPHVVLIDDDHAVLRMVSDALSHHGMTVHAFADGDRALQFLEDPAQPEVDLVVSDINMEGMDGFDVIHRVKAVNNTLPVVLMTGEATLDFAIRAMRMGAANLYQKPITIREMVNSVFHLVGLHRELRLAEAGLKGLVRETRHFSFRSDELNIPSTVRHLTDRLVPFGFAQPANVDVIAMAYHEALVNALEHGNLELDSSLKGDLFNPKNDFEAMSQERLGSEPWASRRVDVRLEATPERYEVTIRDGGKGFDTGLVRQVVGEDLSRCFGRGLAMIHMVMDEVVLNLQGNQITMILRKKTRQGDV; encoded by the coding sequence ATGCAGAACATGTCTCCCCATGTGGTGCTCATTGATGACGACCACGCCGTCCTGCGGATGGTCAGCGATGCCCTCAGCCACCACGGGATGACGGTCCATGCCTTCGCGGACGGCGACCGGGCCCTCCAGTTCCTGGAGGATCCCGCCCAGCCGGAGGTGGACCTGGTCGTCTCGGACATCAATATGGAGGGCATGGACGGCTTCGATGTCATTCATCGGGTGAAGGCCGTCAACAACACCCTGCCGGTGGTCCTGATGACCGGTGAGGCCACCTTGGATTTCGCCATCCGCGCCATGCGCATGGGGGCGGCCAACCTCTACCAGAAGCCCATCACCATCCGGGAGATGGTCAACAGTGTCTTCCATCTGGTGGGACTCCACCGGGAGCTCCGCCTGGCCGAGGCTGGCCTCAAGGGGCTCGTTCGGGAGACCCGGCACTTCTCCTTCCGTTCCGACGAACTAAACATTCCCAGCACCGTCCGCCATTTGACGGATCGCTTGGTGCCCTTCGGCTTCGCCCAGCCGGCCAATGTCGACGTGATCGCCATGGCCTACCACGAAGCCCTGGTGAATGCCCTTGAGCATGGGAATCTGGAGCTGGACTCCTCCCTCAAGGGGGATCTCTTCAACCCCAAGAACGACTTCGAGGCCATGAGCCAGGAGCGTCTGGGTTCAGAGCCCTGGGCCTCGCGCCGGGTGGATGTGCGCCTGGAGGCCACCCCCGAGCGCTATGAGGTCACCATCCGGGATGGGGGCAAGGGGTTCGACACCGGGCTGGTCCGCCAAGTGGTGGGCGAGGACCTCAGCCGCTGCTTCGGCCGGGGGCTCGCCATGATCCACATGGTGATGGACGAGGTGGTCCTGAATTTACAGGGCAACCAGATCACCATGATCCTCCGCAAGAAGACCCGGCAGGGTGATGTCTGA
- a CDS encoding MauE/DoxX family redox-associated membrane protein, giving the protein MIPRLPPWLSRLTRLLLGVLFLLAAWPKLSDPPAFAKALWAYDLFPTWSIRPLALSLPWLEALCGALLVLGFWRRAAARWITLLLLGFILSLSINLVRRHPVDCGCFSLGQAPRSAAERFSDMKADILRDIGMLLLAGLSIPSRRRNTPSLR; this is encoded by the coding sequence ATGATCCCCCGCCTGCCCCCTTGGCTGTCCCGGCTGACGAGACTCCTCCTTGGTGTCCTCTTCCTGCTGGCGGCCTGGCCCAAGCTCTCCGATCCCCCGGCCTTCGCCAAGGCCCTCTGGGCCTATGACCTCTTCCCCACCTGGTCCATCAGGCCCCTGGCCCTCAGCCTGCCCTGGCTGGAGGCCCTCTGCGGCGCCCTCCTCGTCCTCGGCTTCTGGAGACGGGCGGCGGCCCGATGGATCACCCTGCTGCTCCTGGGCTTCATCCTCTCCCTGAGCATCAACCTGGTCCGCCGCCACCCAGTGGACTGCGGCTGTTTCAGCCTGGGACAGGCCCCCCGGAGCGCGGCAGAACGCTTTTCGGACATGAAGGCAGACATCCTGCGGGATATTGGGATGCTGCTCCTTGCGGGCCTTTCCATTCCATCCAGAAGGCGCAACACACCATCTCTGAGATAG
- a CDS encoding serine/threonine-protein kinase: MPQPSTIGRYQVRRQIGRGAMGAVYLAQDPLLKRLVAIKVVHPGGEDREVTLERFRREAEISARLNHPNIVTVFDVGEDPEAGPFIAMEYVEGSNLGALIRSGIPLEAGLKLMLQGMGALMAAEAEGIVHRDIKPDNVLVSRDGRFKLMDFGIARRDESRLTQAGMIFGTPFYTAPELLTGAESSAATDRYAFVVTVFEVITGTLPFQGSSVGATLYRITHEAPEIPASLPVAVAEVFRKALAKDPDERYPDLPGFLGSLLETLELSPDTRIRLQALLGGDSLLPAPLELGFEPTRTLPPELTPDPDDPFGLPEELSFLRTGDPLPEVPARSSSSMELPPLPDPVPASRAVAPWWKGRLALLGGLLLILLVMAGLLGWLTLRSRSGVLALTSQPGGAEVLLDGRYVGLTPLRLKVERPEGRMLLFRKTGYLEVERELRAGESQVEVRMQGPVYHIGVNTDPSGATVLLNQKVMGRTPLVSMPVSGEGAQEIRIRAPGYQEWTAVLDKDAPFPTLIRLTPEAR; the protein is encoded by the coding sequence ATGCCCCAACCCTCCACCATCGGCAGATATCAGGTCCGGCGCCAGATCGGGCGCGGGGCCATGGGTGCGGTCTACCTGGCCCAGGACCCCCTCCTCAAGCGTCTGGTGGCCATCAAGGTGGTGCATCCGGGGGGAGAGGACCGGGAGGTCACCCTGGAGCGCTTCCGGCGTGAGGCGGAGATCTCCGCCCGGCTGAACCACCCCAATATCGTGACCGTTTTCGATGTCGGGGAGGACCCGGAGGCTGGGCCATTCATTGCCATGGAGTATGTCGAGGGCTCGAACCTGGGTGCCCTCATCCGTTCCGGGATCCCGCTGGAGGCTGGACTCAAGCTCATGCTCCAGGGCATGGGTGCCCTCATGGCGGCAGAGGCGGAGGGGATCGTCCACCGGGACATCAAGCCCGACAACGTCCTGGTGAGCCGGGATGGCCGCTTCAAGCTCATGGACTTCGGCATCGCGCGGAGGGATGAGTCTCGCCTCACCCAGGCGGGGATGATCTTCGGCACCCCCTTCTATACAGCCCCAGAGCTGCTCACGGGTGCCGAGTCCTCCGCGGCCACGGACCGCTACGCTTTTGTCGTGACGGTCTTCGAGGTCATCACCGGAACCCTCCCCTTCCAGGGCAGCAGCGTAGGCGCGACCCTTTACCGGATCACCCACGAGGCTCCGGAGATCCCCGCAAGTCTGCCGGTGGCTGTCGCAGAGGTCTTCCGCAAAGCCCTGGCCAAGGATCCGGATGAGCGCTATCCGGATCTGCCCGGCTTCCTGGGTTCCCTTCTGGAGACTCTGGAGCTGAGTCCTGATACCCGGATCCGGCTCCAGGCCCTGCTGGGGGGGGATTCCCTGCTGCCCGCGCCCCTGGAGCTGGGTTTTGAGCCCACCAGGACCTTGCCCCCCGAGCTCACGCCTGATCCGGACGACCCCTTCGGCCTGCCCGAGGAGCTCTCTTTCCTGCGGACGGGGGATCCCCTGCCCGAGGTGCCCGCTCGAAGCTCTTCGTCCATGGAGCTGCCGCCCCTCCCGGACCCCGTTCCTGCGAGCCGCGCAGTGGCGCCATGGTGGAAGGGGCGTCTGGCCCTGCTGGGGGGGCTGCTGCTGATCCTCCTGGTCATGGCTGGGCTCCTGGGCTGGCTCACCCTCCGGTCCCGTTCAGGGGTGCTGGCCCTCACCAGCCAGCCCGGAGGAGCCGAGGTGCTCCTGGATGGCCGATACGTGGGGTTGACCCCGCTGCGCTTGAAGGTGGAGCGCCCGGAGGGCAGGATGCTCCTCTTCCGGAAGACGGGCTACCTGGAGGTGGAACGGGAGCTACGCGCCGGGGAATCCCAGGTGGAAGTGCGGATGCAGGGGCCGGTCTATCACATCGGAGTGAACACGGATCCCAGCGGGGCCACGGTCCTGCTCAACCAGAAGGTCATGGGGCGCACCCCCCTCGTCTCCATGCCGGTGTCCGGCGAGGGCGCCCAGGAGATCAGGATCCGGGCTCCGGGGTATCAGGAGTGGACAGCTGTCCTGGACAAGGACGCCCCCTTTCCCACCCTGATCCGCCTCACCCCAGAGGCGCGTTAG